The Pyrus communis chromosome 9, drPyrComm1.1, whole genome shotgun sequence genome has a segment encoding these proteins:
- the LOC137746198 gene encoding probable xyloglucan endotransglucosylase/hydrolase protein 32, which translates to MAIFLFLLILLVPATNADWPPSPGYWPSSKFRSMSFYKGFKTLWGPQHQSLDQNALTVWLDSTTGSGFKSVRPFRSGYFGASIKLQTGYTAGVITAFYLSNSEAHPGYHDEVDIEFLGTTFGKPYTLQTNVYIRGSGDGRIIGREMKFHLWFDPTKNFHHYAILWSPKDIIFLVDDVPIRRYARKSVATFPLRPMWVYGSIWDASSWATEDGKYKADYRYQPFVAKYTNFKASGCSAYSPAWCRPVSASPFRSGRLTRQQYRTMRWVQTNHLVYDYCRDPKRDHSKTPECWG; encoded by the exons ATGGCTATCTTCCTGTTCCTCCTGATTCTTTTAGTCCCTGCAACCAATGCTGACTGGCCACCATCACCTGGCTACTGGCCAAGCTCTAAGTTCAGGTCTATGAGCTTTTATAAAGGATTCAAAACTCTCTGGGGTCCTCAGCATCAAAGCTTAGACCAAAATGCATTAACAGTCTGGCTTGATAGCACCACAG GAAGTGGGTTCAAATCAGTTCGTCCATTTAGATCCGGTTACTTTGGTGCCTCCATTAAGCTTCAAACTGGTTACACAGCAGGAGTCATAACAGCTTTCTAT CTTTCAAACAGTGAAGCTCATCCAGGATACCATGATGAAGTGGACATTGAGTTTCTTGGAACAACATTTGGGAAGCCTTATACTTTGCAGACCAATGTTTACATCAGAGGAAGTGGGGATGGAAGAATTATTGGCAGGGAGATGAAGTTTCACTTGTGGTTTGATCCCACTAAGAATTTCCATCACTATGCTATACTATGGAGTCCCAAGGACATAAT ATTTTTGGTTGATGATGTGCCCATAAGGAGGTATGCTAGGAAAAGTGTTGCAACATTTCCCTTAAGGCCAATGTGGGTTTATGGTTCAATTTGGGATGCCTCATCTTGGGCAACTGAAGATGGAAAATACAAGGCAGATTACAGATATCAACCATTTGTTGCCAAGTATACCAATTTCAAAGCCAGCGGTTGCTCCGCCTATTCCCCGGCTTGGTGCCGCCCAGTGTCCGCCTCTCCCTTTCGGTCTGGCAGGCTGACCCGACAGCAGTACAGGACCATGAGATGGGTTCAAACCAACCATTTGGTATATGACTATTGCAGGGACCCCAAGAGGGACCATTCCAAAACACCTGAGTGTTGGGGCTAA